The DNA sequence TCCCTGCCGTAACGGGCACGTAAACTGCAGCAAAGCGATAGCTTTTGTTATCAGCTGTTAACAAAAGCTGTACTTTCAGATGAATTATTTTAGGATTGGCGCACAACATTACGATCCGAATGAGTATTTTTTCATGGAACTCGAACACGAAAGTAAACGCCCCCTTTATATCCCTTATGCTGGCCCGATTTTGCTGGAATTCCCGCTGCTGAATAAAGGCAGCGCCTTCTCCGTCGAGGAGCGCAACGATTTCAACCTGAACGGCCTGCTGCCTGAAACGGTAGAGACCATAGATGAACAGGCCCAGCGCGCCTGGCGCCAGTTCCAGGATTTCAAGAACGCCAACGACAAGCACGTTTATCTGCGCAACATTCAGGATACCAACGAGACGCTGTTCTACCGTCTGCTGGATAGTCATCTGGAAGAGATGATGCCAATTATCTATACCCCGACGGTTGGCGCGGCTTGTGAGCACTTCTCCGAAATCTATCGCCGTGCGCGCGGGCTGTTCATCTCTTACCCGAATCGCGGCAGCATTGAAGATATGCTGCAAAATGCTACCAAGCAAAACGTTAAGGTGATTGTTGTCACCGACGGCGAACGCATTCTGGGCCTGGGCGACCAGGGCATCGGCGGCATGGGCATTCCAATTGGTAAACTGTCGCTCTATACCGCCTGTGGCGGCATCAGCCCGGCTTATACGCTGCCTGTTGTGCTGGATGTCGGCACCAATAATCAGCAGCTGCTGAACGACCCGCTCTATATGGGCTGGCGTCACCCGCGCATCACCGGCGAAGAATACGATAATTTCGTTAATGAGTTTATCCAGGCCGTGAAAAGCCGCTGGCCGAACGTGCTGTTGCAGTTTGAAGACTTCGCGCAGAAAAATGCGATGCCGCTGCTTGAGCGCTACCGTGACGAAGTGTGCTGCTTCAATGATGATATTCAGGGAACGGCTTCCGTGACGCTGGGTACGCTGATTGCCGCCAGTCGCGCTGCCGGCAGCAAAATGAGCGAGCAGAAAGTCGTCTTCCTCGGTGCGGGTTCTGCGGGCTGCGGTATTGCCGAGCAGATTATCGCCCAGATGAAATCCGAAGGCCTGAGCGATGAAGAAGCCCGCGCCCGCGTCTTTATGGTCGATCGTTTTGGTCTGCTCACCGATAAGCAGCCGAACCTGCTCAACTTCCAGAGTAAGCTGGTGCAGAAAAGCGAGCAGCTGGCGGAGTGGGATTCCAGTTCCGACTCGCTGTCGCTGCTGGACGTGGTGCGCAACGCGCATCCTGACATTCTGATTGGTGTTTCCGGCCAGCCGGGGCTGTTCAGCGAAGAGATCATCCGTGAAATGCACAAGCATTGCGCACGCCCTATCGTGATGCCGCTGTCCAACCCGACCTCACGCGTTGAAGCTACGCCACAGGATATTTTGGCCTGGACTGACGGCGCGGCGCTGGTGGCAACAGGTAGCCCGTTCGCGCCCGTGACCTGGAAAGATAAAACCTTCCCTATCGCCCAGTGCAACAACTCTTATATCTTCCCTGGCATCGGTCTGGGCGTTATCGCCTCTGGCGCTACTCGCGTCACCGACAGTATGCTGATGGCAGCAAGCCGTGCGCTTGCCGACTGTTCACCGCTGGTGAATGACGGCACCGGCCCGGTTCTGCCTGAAGTGAAAGATATTCAGGGCGTATCAAAAGTGATTGCCATGGCGGTCGGCAAAGCTGCACAGCTGGCCGGCGTGGCCGTCGTGAGTTCGGAAGATGTGCTTTCCAGAGCGATAGCTGCCAACTTCTGGCTACCGCAATATCGTAACTACCGTCGGACCTCGATCTGACCATCATTGCCGGGTGCTCTGCGCGCCCGGCAAAAACACCGCTTTCACCCGGCGCATTGTGCGAAAAGCCGCCATCTGGCAAGCTGCCGCTTGCTTCGCCAGGCGCGGTAAAGTAGCCTTGAGGCACCTTTATTTTGTAAGCCTGAGCACCGTCCGGCATGATAAAACGC is a window from the Pantoea sp. CCBC3-3-1 genome containing:
- a CDS encoding NAD-dependent malic enzyme, which produces MELEHESKRPLYIPYAGPILLEFPLLNKGSAFSVEERNDFNLNGLLPETVETIDEQAQRAWRQFQDFKNANDKHVYLRNIQDTNETLFYRLLDSHLEEMMPIIYTPTVGAACEHFSEIYRRARGLFISYPNRGSIEDMLQNATKQNVKVIVVTDGERILGLGDQGIGGMGIPIGKLSLYTACGGISPAYTLPVVLDVGTNNQQLLNDPLYMGWRHPRITGEEYDNFVNEFIQAVKSRWPNVLLQFEDFAQKNAMPLLERYRDEVCCFNDDIQGTASVTLGTLIAASRAAGSKMSEQKVVFLGAGSAGCGIAEQIIAQMKSEGLSDEEARARVFMVDRFGLLTDKQPNLLNFQSKLVQKSEQLAEWDSSSDSLSLLDVVRNAHPDILIGVSGQPGLFSEEIIREMHKHCARPIVMPLSNPTSRVEATPQDILAWTDGAALVATGSPFAPVTWKDKTFPIAQCNNSYIFPGIGLGVIASGATRVTDSMLMAASRALADCSPLVNDGTGPVLPEVKDIQGVSKVIAMAVGKAAQLAGVAVVSSEDVLSRAIAANFWLPQYRNYRRTSI